Proteins from one Prevotella sp. E2-28 genomic window:
- a CDS encoding NuoM family protein, with protein sequence MNILSLFVLIPALMLLGLWIARNVNQVRGVMVAGSSCLLALSIWLCYYFVTERNAGNDAEMLLVASTPWFKPLNIAYSVGVDGISVVMLLLSSIIVFTGTFASWQLKPLTKEYFLWFTLLSTGVYGFFICTDMFAMFMFYEVALIPMYLLIGVWGSGRKEYSAMKLTLMLMGGSALLILGLLGIYYFSGHTTMNVNEIAAMHNIPEEIQNAFFPFIFIGFGVLGALFPFHTWSPDGHASAPTAVSMLHAGVLMKLGGYGCFRLAMYLLPDAAQNLSWIFLILTTISVVYGALSACVQTDLKYINAYSSVSHCGLVLFALLMMQQTACTGAILQMLSHGLMTALFFALIGMIYGRTHTRDIRELSGLMKIMPFLAVGYVIAGLANLGLPGFSGFIAEMTIFVGSFGAHEVAGDPSSSFRMVATIIACTSIVVTAVYILRVVGKILYGEVENKHFLELTDATWDERVAVCCLIFCVAGLGCAPFFFSDMISPSVGNILSSIGVM encoded by the coding sequence ATGAACATATTAAGTCTATTCGTACTAATTCCCGCCCTGATGCTTTTGGGATTGTGGATTGCCCGCAACGTCAATCAGGTGCGTGGCGTGATGGTGGCTGGTTCTTCTTGCCTGCTTGCCCTCTCAATATGGCTTTGCTACTATTTTGTTACTGAGCGTAACGCAGGTAACGATGCAGAGATGTTGCTCGTTGCTTCTACACCCTGGTTCAAACCTCTGAATATTGCATACAGCGTTGGTGTTGATGGTATTTCAGTTGTGATGTTGCTGTTGTCAAGCATCATCGTATTTACAGGTACCTTTGCCTCTTGGCAGTTGAAACCACTGACTAAGGAGTATTTCCTTTGGTTCACCCTCCTTTCTACAGGTGTTTATGGCTTTTTTATCTGCACTGACATGTTCGCAATGTTCATGTTCTATGAAGTAGCACTTATTCCTATGTACCTCTTGATTGGTGTATGGGGCTCTGGTCGCAAAGAATACTCAGCTATGAAACTCACCCTTATGCTGATGGGTGGTTCTGCCCTGTTGATTCTTGGTCTGTTAGGTATCTATTATTTCAGTGGTCACACCACGATGAATGTTAATGAGATTGCAGCTATGCACAATATCCCTGAGGAGATACAGAATGCGTTCTTCCCCTTCATTTTCATCGGTTTTGGTGTGCTAGGTGCGCTGTTCCCATTCCACACATGGTCACCTGACGGTCACGCTTCTGCTCCTACGGCAGTATCAATGCTCCACGCAGGAGTGCTGATGAAGCTCGGAGGCTACGGCTGTTTCCGTCTGGCTATGTACTTGCTGCCTGATGCTGCTCAGAACCTCTCATGGATATTCTTGATTTTGACTACCATTTCTGTGGTTTACGGTGCTCTGAGCGCTTGTGTTCAGACAGACCTGAAGTATATCAACGCCTATTCATCAGTGTCTCACTGTGGTTTGGTACTTTTCGCCCTGCTCATGATGCAGCAGACTGCTTGTACCGGAGCAATTCTGCAGATGTTGTCTCATGGTTTGATGACGGCACTTTTCTTTGCTCTCATTGGTATGATTTATGGTCGTACACACACACGAGATATTCGCGAGTTGTCTGGTTTGATGAAAATCATGCCTTTCTTGGCTGTTGGTTATGTTATCGCAGGTCTTGCCAACCTGGGACTCCCTGGTTTCTCAGGCTTCATAGCTGAGATGACTATCTTCGTAGGTTCATTCGGAGCCCACGAGGTAGCTGGCGATCCCTCATCATCGTTCCGCATGGTGGCTACCATCATCGCATGTACATCTATTGTGGTGACGGCAGTCTATATCCTGCGTGTAGTTGGAAAAATCCTGTATGGCGAGGTGGAGAACAAGCACTTCCTGGAACTCACCGATGCTACATGGGACGAGCGCGTTGCTGTGTGCTGCCTTATCTTCTGTGTGGCTGGTCTGGGTTGCGCTCCCTTCTTCTTCAGCGATATGATTTCGCCCTCAGTAGGAAATATCTTAAGTTCAATTGGAGTCATGTAA
- a CDS encoding NADH-quinone oxidoreductase subunit I, with amino-acid sequence MEDNKSYFGEIGHGIKTLATGMKVTLKEYVKDYWTNKSTEQYPENRKTTLHVSKRHRGRLVFKRDRDGSYKCTACTLCEKACPNGTIKITAHMAEDPETGKKKKVLDDYQYDLGDCMFCQLCTNACNFDAIEFTNDFENATFSRDSLVLHLDKEVYKGGSLPNILEGGAEWQVGKFNTKKK; translated from the coding sequence ATGGAAGATAACAAATCATATTTCGGAGAAATAGGGCACGGCATCAAGACGTTGGCTACCGGTATGAAAGTAACCTTGAAGGAATACGTCAAGGACTACTGGACCAACAAATCTACTGAACAGTACCCTGAGAACCGCAAGACCACGCTCCACGTGTCAAAGCGTCATCGTGGACGTCTGGTCTTCAAGCGCGACAGAGATGGTTCCTATAAGTGTACAGCCTGCACGCTGTGTGAGAAGGCTTGTCCCAACGGCACTATCAAGATTACTGCCCACATGGCCGAAGATCCTGAGACGGGCAAGAAGAAGAAGGTGCTCGACGATTATCAGTACGATCTGGGCGACTGCATGTTCTGCCAGCTCTGTACTAACGCCTGCAACTTCGACGCTATTGAGTTTACAAACGACTTCGAGAATGCCACGTTCAGTCGTGACTCTCTGGTGCTTCACCTCGACAAGGAGGTCTATAAGGGCGGTTCTCTGCCCAACATCCTTGAGGGCGGTGCTGAATGGCAGGTCGGTAAGTTTAACACTAAAAAGAAGTAA
- the nuoL gene encoding NADH-quinone oxidoreductase subunit L, translating to MVYELSYLILLLPLLSFIVLGLAGMKMQHKTAGLIGTCVLSLVTILSYWTAITYFTADRTAEGVFQTIVPFNFTWLPLGNLHFDMGILLDPISVMMLVVISTVSLMVHIYSFGYMHGEKGFQRYYAFLSLFTMSMLGLVLATNIFQMYMFWELVGVSSYLLIGFYYPLKPAIAASKKAFIVTRFADMFFLIGILTFGYFTDSFSFSFAGDIVMGQGTTPFIEGNMAKAVAAGGFIIPTALVLMFIGGAGKSAMFPLHIWLPDAMEGPTPVSALIHAATMVVAGVFQIARMFPLWIEYAPQAMSIVVWVGVITAFYAAAVACAQSDIKRVLAFSTISQIAFMMVALGVSLPGHHGAILDNHAQLGYMAGMFHLFTHAMFKACLFLGAGCIIHAVHSNEMALMGGLRKYMPVTHITFLISCLAIAGIPFFSGFSSKDEIITACMEYSPVVGWIMTGIAAMTAFYMFRLYYGIFWGTENKEAHEHHTPHEAPLTMTIPLIVLCVITVGVGVYSTLAGFLGWGGSFGSFVSAAGTDYTIHFNTKIAVTSTVIAVCSILLATFIYIGESQPVADRLYKTFPKLHRAAYKRFYQDEIWQFVTHKIIFRCVSTPIAWFDRHVVDGTFNFMAWGANEGAESLRAWQSGDVRKYAVWFLTGTVALTLVLLAL from the coding sequence ATGGTTTACGAATTATCTTATTTGATTCTCCTTCTGCCGCTGCTGTCCTTCATAGTGTTAGGACTGGCTGGCATGAAGATGCAGCACAAGACTGCCGGTCTTATAGGTACTTGTGTTTTGTCATTGGTTACTATTCTCTCTTACTGGACGGCAATCACGTATTTCACGGCTGACCGTACTGCAGAGGGTGTGTTCCAGACTATTGTGCCCTTCAACTTCACGTGGTTGCCTCTGGGTAATCTTCACTTTGATATGGGTATCCTCTTGGATCCTATCTCTGTGATGATGCTCGTGGTTATCTCAACGGTGTCACTCATGGTTCACATCTATTCATTCGGCTATATGCACGGTGAAAAGGGATTCCAGCGTTACTACGCTTTCCTGAGCCTCTTCACGATGTCAATGCTGGGTCTTGTATTGGCTACCAACATTTTCCAGATGTATATGTTCTGGGAGTTGGTAGGTGTTTCATCTTACCTGCTCATAGGTTTCTACTATCCTTTGAAACCCGCTATTGCAGCATCTAAGAAAGCGTTCATCGTGACCCGCTTTGCCGATATGTTCTTCTTGATTGGTATTCTGACCTTCGGCTATTTCACTGATTCGTTCAGCTTCTCATTCGCTGGCGACATCGTGATGGGGCAGGGCACTACTCCTTTCATCGAAGGAAATATGGCTAAGGCCGTTGCCGCGGGCGGTTTCATCATTCCTACCGCACTTGTACTGATGTTCATTGGTGGTGCAGGTAAGAGTGCAATGTTCCCCTTGCACATCTGGTTGCCCGATGCTATGGAGGGTCCTACACCTGTATCTGCGCTGATTCATGCTGCAACTATGGTTGTTGCTGGTGTGTTCCAGATTGCACGTATGTTCCCCCTCTGGATTGAATACGCTCCTCAGGCTATGAGCATCGTGGTTTGGGTAGGTGTTATCACCGCTTTCTATGCAGCTGCTGTGGCTTGCGCCCAGAGCGATATCAAGCGTGTGCTTGCCTTCTCTACCATCTCACAGATTGCATTTATGATGGTTGCTCTTGGCGTTTCTCTGCCAGGTCATCACGGTGCTATCCTCGACAACCACGCCCAGCTGGGTTATATGGCTGGTATGTTCCACCTCTTTACCCACGCTATGTTCAAGGCTTGCTTATTCCTCGGTGCTGGTTGTATCATCCACGCTGTTCACAGCAATGAGATGGCTCTGATGGGTGGCTTGCGCAAGTATATGCCTGTCACTCACATCACCTTCCTGATATCTTGTTTGGCTATTGCTGGTATTCCTTTCTTCTCGGGCTTCAGTTCAAAGGATGAGATTATCACGGCCTGCATGGAGTATAGTCCTGTAGTAGGTTGGATTATGACTGGTATCGCTGCTATGACTGCGTTCTATATGTTCCGTCTGTACTACGGTATCTTCTGGGGTACAGAGAACAAGGAGGCTCACGAGCATCATACACCCCATGAGGCTCCTCTGACAATGACCATTCCTCTGATTGTGCTGTGTGTGATTACCGTTGGTGTTGGTGTGTATTCTACTTTGGCAGGTTTCCTTGGATGGGGCGGCTCTTTCGGCTCGTTCGTATCTGCAGCAGGTACTGACTACACCATCCACTTCAATACAAAGATTGCAGTTACCTCTACGGTTATCGCTGTTTGCTCTATTCTGCTCGCTACCTTTATCTATATAGGTGAGAGCCAGCCTGTTGCAGATCGCCTCTATAAGACGTTCCCCAAGTTGCATCGTGCAGCCTACAAGCGTTTCTATCAAGACGAGATATGGCAGTTTGTCACTCACAAGATAATCTTCCGCTGCGTTTCTACACCTATTGCTTGGTTTGACCGCCACGTTGTTGACGGCACATTCAACTTTATGGCTTGGGGGGCAAATGAAGGTGCTGAGAGTTTGCGTGCTTGGCAGAGTGGTGATGTCCGTAAGTATGCCGTTTGGTTCCTTACTGGTACTGTGGCATTGACACTCGTATTACTCGCATTGTAA
- a CDS encoding NADH-quinone oxidoreductase subunit N: protein MDYSQFLNMIPEATLMLALIIVFCADFALNKSPRKTYVLSVLTGALLLCQLVPCLIAEPTTAFGGLYVSSAIVNVMKTVLTLGTFIVVVMSQSWLKNNASQISGEFYLLIISTLLGMYMMMSSGHFLMFFLGLEMASVPMACLVAFDRYKKKSAEAAAKYILTATFSSGVMLYGISFLYGALGTLYFDDMANHIQLTPLTIAGMVFFFSGLGFKISLVPFHFWTADTYEGAPTPVTGYLSVVSKGAATLTLAIILMHVFGRLVEYWEPLLWIVIMLTITVGNLMAIRQNELKRFMAFSSISQAGYIMLAVVGNSAASLTALTFYVLVYVAANMAVFTVISTVEENNGGKTQMNAYNGLYQTNPKLALLMTLALFSLAGIPPFAGMFSKFFVFMAAVGGHESAPFWPYFVVFIALINTVVSLYYYLLIVKAMYITKEENPLPTFKNGAAINWSLAICTVGILLFGICSCIYEWIDKAAVM, encoded by the coding sequence ATGGATTACAGTCAATTTTTGAATATGATTCCCGAGGCAACATTGATGTTGGCCTTGATAATAGTTTTCTGTGCAGATTTCGCACTGAATAAGAGTCCTCGCAAAACCTATGTGCTGAGTGTCCTCACTGGTGCCTTACTGCTCTGTCAACTTGTGCCCTGTCTCATTGCAGAGCCTACTACGGCATTCGGAGGCCTTTATGTGTCATCTGCTATCGTAAACGTGATGAAGACTGTACTTACATTAGGTACATTCATCGTGGTTGTGATGTCGCAGTCGTGGCTGAAGAACAATGCCAGCCAAATCTCTGGTGAGTTCTATTTACTGATTATTTCTACCTTACTGGGTATGTATATGATGATGTCATCAGGCCACTTCCTCATGTTCTTCTTAGGACTTGAAATGGCATCAGTACCTATGGCTTGCCTTGTGGCTTTCGACCGCTACAAGAAAAAGTCGGCTGAAGCAGCAGCCAAGTACATCCTCACCGCCACATTCTCAAGCGGTGTAATGCTCTATGGTATATCTTTCCTCTATGGAGCATTAGGTACTCTGTACTTTGATGATATGGCCAACCATATTCAGCTCACTCCTCTGACCATAGCTGGTATGGTGTTTTTCTTTAGCGGTCTGGGCTTCAAGATATCTCTGGTGCCTTTCCACTTCTGGACAGCTGATACCTACGAGGGTGCTCCTACACCTGTTACTGGTTACCTGAGCGTTGTATCTAAGGGTGCTGCCACACTGACGCTGGCCATCATCTTGATGCACGTCTTTGGTCGTTTGGTAGAATACTGGGAGCCACTGCTTTGGATTGTTATCATGCTCACCATCACTGTGGGTAACCTTATGGCTATCCGTCAGAACGAGCTGAAGCGCTTCATGGCCTTTTCTTCTATTTCACAGGCCGGTTACATTATGCTGGCTGTGGTTGGAAATAGTGCTGCCAGCCTCACTGCACTCACTTTCTACGTACTGGTTTACGTAGCAGCTAACATGGCTGTGTTCACCGTTATCAGCACCGTAGAGGAGAACAATGGCGGTAAGACTCAGATGAATGCCTATAACGGACTTTATCAGACCAATCCTAAGTTGGCGTTGCTCATGACGCTCGCCCTCTTCTCATTGGCAGGTATTCCTCCTTTCGCAGGTATGTTCTCTAAGTTCTTTGTGTTCATGGCAGCAGTAGGCGGTCACGAGAGTGCACCTTTCTGGCCATACTTCGTGGTGTTCATCGCCCTGATTAACACGGTAGTCAGCTTGTACTACTACCTGCTCATCGTGAAGGCTATGTACATCACCAAGGAAGAGAATCCTCTGCCTACCTTCAAGAATGGTGCTGCTATCAACTGGAGCCTCGCCATCTGCACCGTAGGCATCCTGCTCTTTGGTATCTGCTCATGCATCTATGAATGGATTGATAAGGCAGCTGTGATGTAA
- the panB gene encoding 3-methyl-2-oxobutanoate hydroxymethyltransferase → MAGYLVSDERKVTTHRFIEMKQKGEKISMLTSYDYTTAGIVDRAGIDGILVGDSASNVMAGNSTTLPMTVDQMIYHARSVVRGVKRALVVCDMPFGSYQTGVHDGVVNAIRIMKESGCDAVKIEGGVEILDTVKAILDAGIPVMAHLGLTPQSINKFGTYAVRAKEEREAAKLLSDAKALSEAGCFAVTLEKVPAALAEQVTKEISVPTIGIGAGGKCDGQILVVADMLGMNQGFSPRFLRRYADLNTVMTDAIGQYVTDVKSGDFPNEGESY, encoded by the coding sequence ATGGCAGGCTATTTAGTAAGTGACGAGCGTAAAGTGACAACGCATCGTTTTATTGAAATGAAACAAAAGGGTGAGAAAATTTCTATGCTCACCTCTTATGACTATACTACAGCAGGTATCGTAGATCGCGCAGGCATTGACGGTATTTTGGTGGGTGATTCGGCCTCAAACGTGATGGCTGGTAACTCTACCACACTACCTATGACCGTAGATCAGATGATTTATCATGCACGTTCCGTTGTTCGTGGCGTGAAACGTGCACTGGTGGTATGCGATATGCCTTTCGGTTCATACCAGACAGGTGTACATGACGGTGTGGTGAATGCCATCCGTATCATGAAAGAGAGTGGTTGTGATGCCGTGAAGATTGAAGGTGGCGTAGAGATATTGGACACTGTAAAGGCAATCCTTGATGCAGGTATCCCCGTAATGGCTCACCTGGGACTGACCCCCCAGAGTATCAATAAGTTTGGTACGTATGCTGTGCGTGCAAAAGAGGAGCGTGAGGCAGCCAAACTTCTGAGTGATGCCAAGGCTCTGAGTGAGGCTGGTTGTTTTGCTGTGACATTGGAGAAAGTGCCCGCTGCGCTGGCTGAGCAGGTCACAAAGGAAATCAGTGTTCCAACAATTGGTATCGGTGCTGGCGGAAAATGTGACGGACAGATTCTGGTTGTAGCAGATATGCTGGGTATGAATCAGGGCTTTTCACCACGTTTCTTGCGTCGCTATGCAGACCTGAACACTGTGATGACTGATGCCATTGGTCAGTATGTCACGGATGTAAAAAGTGGTGACTTCCCAAATGAGGGCGAGTCCTATTAA
- a CDS encoding NADH-quinone oxidoreductase subunit J has protein sequence MASLVVFSILAVVILGSALLCVTTKRIMRAATYMLFVLFGVAGLYFLLDYTYLGAAQIAVYAGGVTMIYVFVIQLVSKQTLQGMVETIKGSRMLQGLLLSVAGLATVTVVFLKNKFISAATTDELPMDQIGSALLGSDKYQYVLPFEFISVFLLACIIGGLVVSRKKED, from the coding sequence ATGGCTAGTTTAGTAGTATTTTCTATTCTCGCTGTTGTCATCCTGGGGTCTGCCCTGCTGTGTGTGACAACGAAGCGAATCATGAGAGCCGCAACCTATATGCTGTTCGTGCTCTTTGGCGTAGCAGGTCTTTACTTCCTGCTCGACTACACCTATCTGGGGGCTGCCCAGATTGCTGTTTACGCTGGTGGCGTGACGATGATTTATGTGTTTGTCATTCAGTTGGTAAGCAAGCAAACCCTTCAGGGTATGGTAGAGACCATCAAGGGCTCACGTATGCTTCAGGGCTTGCTCCTTTCTGTTGCAGGTCTGGCTACGGTTACTGTGGTGTTCCTGAAGAATAAGTTCATCAGCGCTGCTACCACCGATGAGCTTCCTATGGATCAGATCGGTTCAGCCCTGCTGGGTAGCGATAAGTATCAATATGTATTGCCGTTCGAGTTCATCTCAGTTTTTCTGCTGGCTTGCATCATCGGCGGTTTGGTTGTATCACGTAAAAAGGAGGATTAA
- a CDS encoding MBL fold metallo-hydrolase has translation MKIKTFEENPLQENCYVVSDETNECVIIDCGALYDAEQKAIQTYLNDNHLNPVHHLCTHGHFDHVFGAGFILSTYGLKPEAHISDQKMIEDVAGQCRMMGFDLGNLPASAPLGTTLNDKDIISFGHHQLQVLHTPGHSLGSVTFYCEEEHIAFSGDTIFRMSVGRTDLPGGSWEQLLNSLSAVMAHLPSDTTIYPGHGPRTVISDEVRMNPYFH, from the coding sequence ATGAAGATTAAGACCTTCGAGGAGAATCCTCTTCAGGAGAATTGCTATGTGGTGAGCGACGAGACTAATGAGTGTGTCATCATTGACTGTGGCGCCCTTTACGATGCCGAGCAAAAGGCTATCCAGACCTATCTCAACGACAATCATCTGAATCCCGTTCACCACCTCTGTACGCACGGCCATTTCGACCATGTCTTCGGTGCAGGTTTCATACTATCTACTTATGGACTGAAGCCCGAGGCTCATATCAGTGATCAGAAAATGATTGAGGACGTAGCCGGTCAATGCCGGATGATGGGTTTCGACTTAGGCAATTTACCTGCCAGTGCCCCTTTAGGCACTACTTTGAACGATAAGGATATCATCTCTTTCGGCCATCATCAACTTCAAGTGCTCCACACACCTGGCCACTCTCTTGGTAGCGTTACCTTCTATTGCGAGGAAGAGCATATTGCTTTTTCGGGCGATACGATTTTCCGTATGAGTGTCGGCCGTACTGATCTCCCAGGTGGCTCATGGGAACAACTCCTAAACAGCCTTTCTGCTGTTATGGCTCACTTACCATCTGACACTACAATCTATCCTGGACACGGTCCCCGTACAGTGATAAGTGATGAGGTAAGGATGAATCCCTACTTTCATTAA
- the rsmG gene encoding 16S rRNA (guanine(527)-N(7))-methyltransferase RsmG — MKLIEKYFPKLSNEQYAQFEQLYALYHEWNQKINVISRKDIDNLYEHHVLHSLAIGRFIGFKPGTRILDFGTGGGFPGVPLAILFPECEFKLIDGTGKKIHVAQEVCNTIGLTNCHPEHLRGEDEKGKYDFVVSRAVMPLPDLIKIIRKNISKEQRNALPNGVICLKGGNLQAETQPYKNIVQTTELSNYFTEEWFKEKYCIYVPL, encoded by the coding sequence ATGAAATTGATAGAAAAGTATTTTCCTAAGCTCTCTAACGAGCAATATGCACAGTTTGAACAGCTATATGCGCTGTATCATGAATGGAACCAGAAGATTAACGTGATTTCCAGAAAGGACATCGATAACCTGTACGAACACCATGTACTCCACTCTTTAGCCATTGGCCGTTTCATTGGTTTCAAACCAGGTACCCGTATCCTTGACTTTGGTACTGGTGGTGGTTTCCCTGGTGTGCCTTTGGCCATTCTTTTCCCTGAGTGTGAATTTAAGCTCATTGACGGTACAGGAAAGAAAATCCACGTAGCTCAAGAAGTTTGCAACACTATTGGACTCACAAACTGTCATCCAGAGCATTTACGTGGCGAGGACGAAAAAGGAAAGTACGACTTTGTGGTGAGTCGAGCCGTGATGCCCCTACCCGACCTCATTAAGATTATCCGTAAGAATATCTCAAAGGAACAGAGAAATGCTCTGCCCAATGGTGTTATCTGCTTGAAGGGCGGTAATCTGCAGGCTGAGACCCAACCCTATAAGAATATTGTTCAGACCACAGAGCTCAGTAATTATTTCACTGAGGAATGGTTCAAAGAGAAATACTGCATCTACGTACCGCTTTAG
- the nuoK gene encoding NADH-quinone oxidoreductase subunit NuoK: MVPVECYFVLSALLFFIGVYGFVTRRNLIAMLISIELVLNAVDINFAAFNRLLFPGELEGFFMTLFSIGVSAAESAVAIAIIINVFRNFKSDSVDAISNMKG; this comes from the coding sequence ATGGTACCTGTAGAATGTTATTTCGTGCTGAGCGCACTGCTGTTCTTCATCGGCGTCTATGGTTTCGTCACACGTCGCAACCTCATTGCTATGCTCATCTCGATTGAGCTGGTACTGAATGCCGTTGATATCAATTTTGCCGCATTCAACCGTCTGCTCTTCCCCGGAGAACTGGAGGGTTTCTTCATGACGCTCTTCTCTATTGGCGTGAGTGCAGCCGAGAGTGCTGTGGCTATCGCGATTATTATTAACGTGTTCCGCAATTTCAAGAGTGATAGTGTGGACGCTATTTCTAACATGAAAGGATAA
- the nuoH gene encoding NADH-quinone oxidoreductase subunit NuoH, whose amino-acid sequence MFDFSQVTTWFHELLTQTLGLGEFLAILIECVLVGSVILGAYSVIAMILIFMERKVCAYFQCRIGPVRVGPWGLMQVLADVLKMLIKEIFFVDKADKLLYIVAPFLVIIGSVGAFAFLPWNRGAQILDFNVGVFLLTAISSIGVVGIFLAGWGSNNKYSVVSAMRAAVQMISYEMSLCLCLITAVILTGTMQVSGIVESQVGPWGWLIVQGHVPALIAFIVFLIAGNAEANRGPFDMAEAESELTAGHHTEYSGMGFGFFYLAEFLNLFIIAGIAATVFLGGWAPIQIGVDAFDEVMQYIPGIVWFMGKAFLLVWLLMWIKWTFPRLRIDQILKLEWKYLMPLALINLVLMTVVVAFGLYIK is encoded by the coding sequence ATATTTGATTTTTCACAAGTAACTACCTGGTTTCACGAACTGCTGACGCAGACGCTGGGATTAGGCGAGTTCTTAGCAATTCTGATTGAGTGTGTGCTCGTGGGCTCTGTAATTCTGGGAGCCTATTCTGTAATCGCTATGATCCTGATTTTCATGGAGCGTAAGGTCTGCGCCTATTTCCAGTGTCGTATAGGCCCTGTACGCGTGGGTCCTTGGGGATTGATGCAGGTGCTGGCCGATGTACTGAAGATGCTCATCAAGGAGATTTTCTTCGTTGACAAGGCTGACAAACTGCTTTACATCGTAGCTCCCTTCCTGGTTATCATAGGCTCTGTAGGCGCTTTCGCCTTCCTGCCCTGGAACCGTGGTGCTCAAATCCTCGACTTCAACGTAGGTGTATTCCTGCTCACCGCCATTTCTTCTATCGGCGTAGTAGGTATCTTCCTTGCTGGTTGGGGCTCTAATAACAAGTACTCTGTTGTATCTGCTATGCGTGCTGCCGTACAGATGATTTCTTACGAGATGTCACTCTGCCTCTGCCTGATTACTGCCGTTATCCTGACGGGTACAATGCAGGTAAGTGGTATCGTAGAGTCGCAGGTCGGTCCTTGGGGATGGCTTATCGTACAAGGTCATGTACCCGCGCTGATTGCTTTCATCGTATTCCTCATCGCAGGTAATGCAGAGGCAAACCGCGGCCCATTTGATATGGCAGAGGCTGAGAGTGAGCTGACTGCAGGTCACCACACCGAGTATTCTGGTATGGGCTTCGGCTTCTTCTATCTGGCAGAGTTCCTGAACCTCTTTATTATTGCTGGTATTGCTGCTACAGTATTCCTGGGCGGATGGGCTCCTATTCAGATTGGAGTGGATGCCTTTGACGAGGTGATGCAGTATATCCCTGGTATCGTATGGTTCATGGGTAAGGCTTTCCTGCTGGTATGGCTGCTTATGTGGATTAAGTGGACCTTCCCGCGTCTGCGTATCGACCAGATCCTGAAACTGGAGTGGAAGTATCTGATGCCTCTGGCTCTCATCAACCTGGTGCTGATGACTGTCGTTGTGGCCTTTGGCTTATATATTAAATAA
- a CDS encoding HAD family phosphatase: MNQLKAALFDLDGVVFDTEPQYTVFWGSQCRLYHPEHPGLEHEIKGSTLDQIYDRWWNGELIKEREIVTERLNAFEAQMDYTYIDGLEAFIADLHKNGVKTAVVTSSNMPKMQSVFKARPEFKELFDAILTSEDFAESKPSPDCYLKGAARFGVKPNECVVLEDSFNGLKSGRAAGMFVVGLTTTNKKEDIEPLSDIQIADYQDINFNQLNALWQAI; the protein is encoded by the coding sequence ATGAACCAATTAAAAGCGGCACTCTTTGACCTTGATGGTGTGGTATTCGATACAGAGCCACAATATACTGTTTTTTGGGGAAGTCAGTGCCGATTATATCATCCAGAACATCCTGGGCTGGAGCATGAGATTAAGGGCTCTACGCTAGATCAGATATATGATCGCTGGTGGAACGGAGAATTAATAAAGGAACGTGAAATAGTGACGGAGCGTCTCAATGCGTTTGAGGCGCAGATGGATTATACCTATATTGACGGACTGGAGGCTTTTATTGCTGATTTGCACAAAAACGGCGTGAAGACAGCTGTTGTGACTAGCAGTAATATGCCTAAGATGCAAAGCGTCTTTAAGGCCCGTCCAGAATTCAAGGAATTGTTTGATGCCATCCTGACCAGTGAGGATTTTGCCGAAAGCAAACCCTCGCCCGACTGTTATCTGAAGGGCGCTGCTCGTTTTGGCGTGAAGCCCAATGAGTGTGTGGTTTTGGAGGATAGTTTCAACGGACTGAAGTCAGGCCGTGCAGCAGGTATGTTTGTAGTCGGTCTGACTACAACGAATAAGAAAGAAGACATAGAGCCGCTGTCGGATATACAGATAGCGGATTATCAGGATATTAACTTTAATCAATTAAACGCATTATGGCAGGCTATTTAG